In one window of Lampris incognitus isolate fLamInc1 chromosome 3, fLamInc1.hap2, whole genome shotgun sequence DNA:
- the LOC130110039 gene encoding MAU2 chromatid cohesion factor homolog isoform X1, with protein MASNVEAPEPWYLALLGFAEHFRTSSPPKIRLCVHCLQAVFQFKPPQRIEARTHLQLGSVLYHHTKNSELARSHLEKAWFISQQVPQFEDVKFEAASILSELFCQQNLVDSAKPLLRKAIQISQQTPYWHCRLLFQLAQLHTLEKDLVSACDLLGVGAEYARVVGSEYTRALFLLSKGMLLLMERKLGEVHPLLTLCGTIVENWQGNPIQKESLRVFFLVLQVTHYLDAGQVKSVKPCLKQLQQCIQTISTLHDDEILPSNPADLFHWLPKEHMCVLVYLVTVMHSMQAGYLEKAQKYTDKALMQLEKLKMLDCSPILSTFQVILLEHIIMCRLVTGHKATALQEISQVCQLCQQSPRLFTNHAAQLHTLLGLYCISVNCMDNAEAQFTTALRLTTHQELWTFIVTNLASVYIREGNRHQELYSLLERINPDHNFPVSSHCLRAAAFYIRGLLSFFQGRYNEAKRFLRETLKMSNAEDLNRLTACSLVLLGHIFYVLGNHRESNNMVVPAMQLASKIPDMSVQLWSSALLKDLNKALGNTMDAHEAAQMHQNFSQQLLQDHIAACSLPEHNLISWTDGPPPVQIQAQNGPTTSLASLL; from the exons GTCCTCTACCACCACACCAAGAACAGCGAGCTAGCGCGGAGCCACCTGGAGAAAGCG TGGTTTATATCTCAACAGGTCCCCCAGTTTGAAGATGTCAAATTTGAGGCTGCGAGTATTTTATCGGAGCTCTTCTGCCAACAG AATTTGGTGGATTCTGCAAAGCCACTTTTACGCAAGGCCATTCAGATTTCACAGCAAACACCTTACTGGCACTGCAGGCTTCTGTTTCAGTTGGCG CAACTTCATACACTAGAGAAAGACTTGGTGTCAGCGTGTGACCTGCTGGGGGTTGGAGCTGAATACGCCAGAGTGGTGGGCTCTGAGTACACCAG GGCATTGTTTCTCCTAAGTAAAGGAATG TTGCTGCTGATGGAGAGGAAGCTTGGGGAGGTACACCCTCTGCTAACACTGTGCGGGACCATTGTAGAGAACTGGCAGGGGAACCCCATCCAGAAAGAGTCCCTCAGGGTCTTCTTCCTGGTTTTACAGGTCACACACTACCTGGATGCTGGACAG GTGAAGAGTGTGAAGCCATGTCTGAAGCAGTTGCAGCAATGCATCCAGACCATATCCACCCTCCACGATGACGAGATCCTGCCCAGTAACCCAGCAGATCTCTTCCACTGGTTGCCCAAAGAGCACATGTGTGTCCTTGTCTACCTG GTAACAGTAATGCACTCCATGCAAGCAGGCTACCTGGAGAAGGCTCAGAAGTATACAGACAAGGCCCTCATGCAGCTTGAGAAACTAAAAA TGTTGGACTGCAGCCCCATCCTCTCGACTTTCCAAGTCATTCTACTGGAGCACATCATCATGTGTCGTCTTGTCACTGGTCACAAGGCTACTGCGTTACAAGAG ATCTCACAGGTGTGTCAGCTTTGCCAACAGTCTCCCAGGTTATTCACCAACCATGCTGCTCAACTACACACACTATTA GGTCTGTATTGCATCTCTGTGAACTGTATGGACAATGCAGAGGCACAGTTTACCACAGCCTTACGG CTCACCACCCATCAGGAATTATGGACATTTATTGTGACCAACTTGGCCAGTGTCTACATCAGGGAAGGAAACAGACACCAGGAG CTTTACAGTCTTCTAGAGAGAATAAACCCAGACCACAATTTCCCTGTCAG CTCCCACTGTCTCCGTGCTGCAGCCTTCTACATCAGGGGACTCCTGTCCTTCTTCCAAGGACGCTACAATGAGGCCAA ACGTTTCCTGAGAGAAACCCTGAAGATGTCAAATGCTGAGGACTTGAACAGACTGACGGCCTGCTCTCTGGTTCTGCTGGGCCATATCTTCTACGTACTGGGAAATCACAGA GAAAGCAACAACATGGTTGTACCGGCCATGCAGCTGGCCAGCAAGATCCCTGACATGTCTGTTCAGCTGTGGTCTTCAGCACTCTTGAAAG ACTTAAATAAGGCTCTGGGCAACACCATGGATGCCCATGAAGCTGCACAGATGCACCAGAACttctctcagcagctgctgcaagATCACATCGCTGCCTGTAGCCTCCCTGAACATAACCTCATCAGC TGGACTGATGGACCTCCTCCTGTCCAGATCCAAGCCCAAAATGGACCCACCACCAGCCTGGCAAGCTTACTCTGA